Proteins encoded by one window of Cylindrospermum stagnale PCC 7417:
- a CDS encoding DUF6156 family protein — protein sequence MLLPITLLVMMAIASPNLSGCIPSPNLNSRMTNSTNNSATYFGSWKSYQIPFVPEEPISQEEAEKRRSYYIGYYNSSKQLERFEKYLDAKLEWQDQYVYWDNGKLKTRSMNKADGSQIIQNFDRRGNIIK from the coding sequence ATGTTATTACCGATTACATTATTAGTAATGATGGCGATCGCATCACCTAATTTGTCTGGATGTATACCTTCACCAAACCTTAACAGCAGAATGACAAACAGCACAAATAACTCTGCTACTTATTTTGGAAGCTGGAAATCTTACCAAATTCCTTTTGTACCTGAAGAACCTATTTCTCAGGAGGAAGCAGAAAAGCGTCGGTCGTATTATATTGGGTACTACAACAGTAGTAAACAGTTAGAACGCTTTGAAAAATACTTGGATGCTAAGTTAGAGTGGCAAGATCAATATGTCTACTGGGATAACGGGAAGTTGAAAACCAGGAGCATGAATAAAGCTGATGGTTCACAAATAATTCAAAACTTTGATCGTAGAGGAAATATAATCAAGTAG
- the ftsE gene encoding cell division ATP-binding protein FtsE codes for MPISTTQENTDKSVHRENGEPKHHSSQTAAMVQLRAVTKTYTNGYDALLDVSIEIKQGEFLFITGPSGSGKSTLLKLLYGEELPTQGEVIVDELDVAALRGDRLSLLRRRIGIVFQDYKLIPQRTVAENITFVLQAQGFTRKEIQRRLQPTLKLVGLLSKADSFPDQLSGGEQQRVSIARAIVGTPPLLLADEPTGNLDPDNSWQVMQILQKLNSFGATVIVTTHDEQLVRRCNKPVVQVRNGRLYRK; via the coding sequence ATGCCGATATCAACAACTCAGGAAAATACTGACAAATCTGTTCACAGAGAGAATGGAGAACCTAAACATCACAGTAGTCAGACAGCGGCAATGGTGCAATTACGTGCTGTCACAAAAACTTATACTAATGGCTATGATGCTCTATTAGATGTGAGCATAGAGATCAAACAGGGAGAATTTCTGTTTATCACAGGCCCAAGTGGTTCTGGTAAATCTACGCTTTTGAAACTGCTGTATGGGGAGGAATTACCTACACAGGGAGAAGTGATTGTTGACGAATTGGATGTGGCGGCTTTGCGAGGCGATCGCTTATCGTTATTGCGCCGTCGCATCGGCATTGTCTTTCAAGACTACAAACTCATCCCCCAGCGGACAGTAGCGGAAAACATCACTTTTGTGCTGCAAGCCCAAGGGTTTACTCGCAAGGAAATTCAACGGCGTTTACAACCAACTTTAAAGTTGGTGGGTTTATTGTCCAAAGCTGATAGCTTTCCCGATCAACTTTCTGGGGGAGAGCAGCAGCGGGTGAGTATTGCGCGGGCAATTGTGGGAACGCCACCGCTGCTATTAGCAGATGAGCCTACGGGAAACCTCGATCCTGATAATTCCTGGCAAGTGATGCAGATTCTCCAGAAGTTAAATTCTTTTGGGGCAACGGTAATTGTAACTACCCATGATGAACAACTGGTGCGGCGGTGCAATAAACCAGTGGTGCAAGTCCGCAATGGACGGCTTTATCGAAAATAG
- a CDS encoding WecB/TagA/CpsF family glycosyltransferase, with translation MFKPPKVFSVLGLPVHVMTNYPDWLLECLQQGRGTHVVTLNAEMTMQAERNISLAKVIQNAELVIPDGAGVVLYLQWLLWQKVQRFPGIELAENLLRKLGQHSTDAKVFFYGGAPGVAANAAELWQQQAPGLRIAGTHSGYHSPEEEEQLRQTLAELQPQVIFVGLGVPRQELWIAENRHLCPQAIWIGVGGSFDIWSGTKTRAPAWLGNNNLEWLYRLYQEPWRWRRMLALPEFAVKAFVYRLTARGVS, from the coding sequence ATGTTTAAACCGCCTAAAGTGTTTTCAGTGTTGGGGTTACCAGTTCATGTAATGACAAATTATCCAGACTGGTTGCTAGAATGCCTGCAACAAGGCAGAGGAACTCATGTGGTAACGCTGAATGCCGAAATGACAATGCAGGCAGAGCGGAATATATCTCTAGCTAAGGTCATTCAAAATGCTGAACTAGTGATTCCAGATGGAGCAGGGGTTGTTTTGTATTTGCAATGGCTGTTGTGGCAAAAAGTACAACGTTTTCCCGGAATTGAACTAGCTGAAAACTTGTTACGAAAACTTGGGCAACATTCGACCGACGCAAAGGTATTTTTCTATGGAGGAGCGCCTGGAGTAGCTGCAAATGCGGCAGAGTTATGGCAGCAGCAAGCTCCTGGTTTGAGGATCGCAGGTACTCACTCTGGCTACCATTCTCCAGAAGAAGAAGAACAATTGCGGCAAACTCTGGCCGAATTACAGCCACAAGTGATTTTTGTGGGCTTGGGAGTGCCACGTCAAGAATTATGGATTGCCGAAAACCGTCATTTGTGTCCCCAAGCGATTTGGATTGGCGTTGGTGGTAGTTTCGATATTTGGTCAGGAACGAAAACTCGCGCTCCTGCTTGGTTGGGAAATAACAATTTGGAATGGCTGTATCGGCTTTATCAAGAACCTTGGCGTTGGCGGCGGATGTTGGCTTTGCCTGAGTTTGCTGTAAAAGCCTTTGTTTATCGCTTGACGGCAAGGGGTGTCAGCTGA
- a CDS encoding DUF4157 domain-containing protein has translation MYSREHRTAKSSSNSSDRPAANQFAPRRFVVQPKTEEVSPVQDQTPDAQAKAERLKEVGHSFLDGVKLAPRSTPAKTPRIQMKLSIGQPGDKYEQEADKMAQDVVQRISAPESESVQRQTPEEEEPVQAKSLSETIQRQTPEEEEVQAKSLSETIQRQTPEEEEVQAKSLSETIQRQTPEEEEPVQAKSMVQRVSSEGGTAATPDIEESIQQAKGSGQPLAENVREPMEKAFGADFSGVKVHTDSKSDQLNQSIQARAFTTGQDLFFRGGEYNPGSKGGQELIAHELTHVVQQTGAVQRKGKMGAGTSRTLDFITMKRKHIQLTGDDKYGHWWTEIDGGESYGWWPKYHVGLKGTLFGVEGELNGMTSFGGSSTKDPHHGDSAEQFHPVYTGSKTNAAIKADIRSFASSYSGQWRWTFGFGQNCHTFQKSLMNTIGIKES, from the coding sequence ATGTATAGCAGAGAACACAGAACAGCTAAAAGTTCTTCCAACTCCTCTGACAGACCTGCGGCGAATCAATTCGCGCCGCGTCGCTTTGTCGTTCAGCCGAAAACTGAGGAAGTCTCGCCAGTACAAGACCAAACACCAGATGCACAGGCTAAAGCTGAAAGATTAAAGGAAGTTGGTCATAGTTTCCTCGATGGCGTGAAACTTGCACCTCGTTCAACACCAGCAAAGACGCCGAGAATTCAGATGAAACTCTCCATTGGTCAGCCTGGAGACAAGTATGAGCAAGAAGCAGACAAAATGGCGCAGGATGTAGTACAGCGGATTAGTGCGCCTGAGAGTGAAAGTGTCCAGCGCCAAACACCAGAAGAGGAAGAACCTGTTCAAGCCAAATCTCTGTCTGAGACTATTCAGCGTCAAACACCAGAAGAGGAAGAGGTACAAGCCAAATCTTTATCTGAGACTATCCAGCGCCAGACACCGGAAGAGGAAGAGGTACAAGCCAAATCTTTATCTGAGACTATCCAGCGCCAGACACCGGAAGAGGAAGAACCTGTTCAAGCCAAATCAATGGTGCAGCGAGTTTCTAGTGAGGGCGGCACAGCTGCCACACCGGATATAGAAGAATCTATTCAACAAGCAAAGGGTAGCGGACAGCCACTAGCGGAAAATGTCCGGGAACCGATGGAAAAAGCTTTTGGGGCTGACTTCAGTGGTGTGAAGGTGCACACAGATAGTAAATCTGATCAGTTGAATCAATCAATTCAGGCACGGGCGTTTACCACAGGTCAGGATTTATTCTTTAGAGGTGGAGAATACAACCCTGGAAGTAAGGGAGGACAGGAGTTGATTGCCCATGAGTTGACTCATGTTGTCCAGCAGACGGGTGCGGTACAGCGCAAAGGCAAGATGGGTGCAGGAACATCACGGACATTAGACTTCATTACTATGAAGCGAAAACATATTCAGCTCACTGGAGATGATAAGTATGGTCATTGGTGGACAGAAATAGACGGTGGTGAGAGCTATGGGTGGTGGCCGAAGTATCATGTAGGACTAAAGGGTACATTGTTTGGCGTGGAAGGTGAATTGAATGGTATGACCTCCTTTGGTGGCTCTTCAACAAAAGATCCGCACCACGGAGATTCTGCCGAACAGTTTCATCCTGTATACACAGGATCTAAGACGAATGCAGCAATTAAGGCAGACATTCGCAGTTTTGCCTCTAGTTACAGTGGACAGTGGCGATGGACATTTGGATTCGGTCAAAATTGTCATACCTTCCAGAAGTCATTGATGAACACTATAGGGATTAAAGAATCGTAA